The stretch of DNA TTGCACTCGAAGCTGCCCGATGTTGGGTCTAACCCTAGCTAGCTCGAACTAGTTTTGAGGGATGAAGATAGACGAAACAAGAAACGGAGATAGATTGTTTTTCTGACAACAAACCACGGCGCCGAACGCCTCTTTTCCCTGTCATATATATAGCTGGACAAACCAGAACATATCTGGACTCCTTACCACCTATGTATATCAATCTGACGCACTAACAAACCAAATCCTGGCCGGCTTTGTAGCCTACGAGACGTAGCGCCCAAGCCTTTGTTTTCCTACGCAAGCACGTACGAGTGCCCAACAACCTGCTCGCCTACGCTGTCTCTATGACGCGTTCTAACGCGTCCAGCTACTGCTGCTAACCGACTACGACTCAATTATGAGCATAGACTCGACACGCACCCAACGCACGCACACATGCACACTCGCCATGGCGTCCGGTACGAccaacacacacgcacacattGGTCACCACCACCGCCGTGTCTTATTCATAACAATCTCCCCCTAAGACACAACCTACAGTAAGGTCGGCTCGTCGTCAATGTCGGCGAGGAGCGTCTTCTCCTTCTTCGGCTGCCGGCAATCACGGGAGAAGTGGCCACGAACACCACAGCTGTAGCACTTCCCGCGCCGCCGTCTCATGCCCGAAGCCATGCTGCTCGCACCGTCGTCGTGGTCGAGGTTGCCGCCGCGCTGACGCTGCCGTGCCTCCCACTGGGCCGCCGCGAACATCAGCTGATCGCCGCCTCGTCCGCCATTGTCCTGCGTGCGCCGACGTAAGCGTTCGTCGAACGCCTTGAGCCTACTCAACGCCTCCTCGAACGCCATCGTCTCCACGTCGCAGAACTGCTCAATCCCGGCCACCGTGGCATACAACCGATCGGGCACCGTGTTGAGCAGTTTTTTCACCATGGCGGTGTCGTCGAGCGTCGAGCCGAGGCCAGCATACCTTGCTGCCATGCCGCCGATTTTGCCGGCGTACGCGTCCagcgcctccccctcctccatgCGCAGGTTGTCAAACTCGCCACGGAGAGTGGAGAGCCGCGCCGCCTGGACCCGATCAGCGCCGACGAACCTCGTCTTCAAGTTGGCCCACACCTCAGCCGCCGTCTTCTTCGTCGATACCTGCATCAACAAGTCTTCGGAGAGCGCAGCGAACAGCACCGCCCTCGCCGTCTTGTTTTTCCCCGCGTCGACCGCCGCGTCGCCTGCCAGCGACACCGCTTCCCAGAGGTTCTGGGCGTCGAGGATGGCTTCGGCCTTGATCGCCCACACCGTGTAGTTGTCCGGTGTGAGCATCGGCATCGGCATCGACACCGTGCTACCCCCTGCGCCATGCGGGGCGATCGCCATGGCCACGAGCACTGGAACaaacgaggctctgataccaattgttgggTCTAACCCTAACTAGCTCGAACTAGTTTTAAGGGACGGAGGTAGACGAAGCAAGGAATGGAGATAGCTTGTTTTTCTGGCAACAAACCACGGCGCCGAACGCCTCTTTTCCCTGTCATATATATAGCTGGACAAACCAGAACATATCTGGACTCCTAACCACCTATGTATATCAATCTGACGCACTAACAAACCAAATCCTGGCCGGCTTTGTAGCCTACGAGACATAGCGCCCAAGCCTTTGTTTTCCTACGCAAGCACGTACGAGTGCCCAACAACCTGCTCGCCTACGCTGTCTCTACGACGCGTTCTAACGCGTCCAGCTACTGCTGCTAACCGACTACGACTCAATTATGAGCATAGACTCGACACCCACCCAACGCACGCACACATGCACACTCGCCACGGCGTCCGGCACGACCAACACGCACGCACACACTGGTCACCACCACCGCCGTGTCTTATTCATAACAATCTCCCCCTAAGACACGACCTACAGTAAGGTCGGCTCGTCGTCAATGTCGGCGAGGAGCGCCTTCTCCTTCTTCGGCTGCCGGCAATCACGGGAGAAGTGGCCACGAACACCACAGTTGTAGCACTTCCCGCGCCGCCGTCTCATGCCCGAAGCCACGCTGCTCGCACCGTCGTCGTGGTCGAGGTTGCCGCCGCACTGACGCTGCCGTGCCTCCCACTGGGCCGCCGCGAACATCAGCTGATCGCCGCCTCGTCTGCCATTGTCCTGCGTGCGCCGACGTAAGCGTTCGTCGAACGCCTTGAGCCTGCTCAACGCCTCCTCGAACGCCATCGTCTCCACGTCGCAGAACTGCTCAATCCCGGCCACCGCGGCATACAACCGATCGGGCACCGTGTCGAGCAGTTTTTTCACCATGGCGGTGTCGTCGAGCGTCGAGTCGAGGCCAGCATACCTTGCTGCCATGCCGCCGATTTTGCCGGCGTACGCGTCCagcgcctccccctcctccatgCGCAGGTTGTCAAACTCGCCACGGAGAGTGGAGAGCCGCGCCGCCTGGACCCGATCAGCGCCGACGAACCTCGTCTTCAAGTTGGCCCACACCTCAGCCGCCGTCTTCTTCGTCGATACCTGCATCAACAAGTCTTCGGAGAGCGCACCGAACAGCACTGCCCTCGCCGTCTTGTTTTTCCCGCGTCGACCGCCGCGTCGCCTGCCGGCGACACCGCTTCCCAGAGGTTCTGGGCGTCGAGGATGGCTTCGGCCTTGATCGCCCACACCGTGTAGTTGTCCGGTGTGAGCATCGGCATCGGCATCGACACCGTGCTACCCCCTGCGCCGTGCGGGACGATCGCCATGGCCACGAGCACTGGAACaaacgaggctctgataccaattgttgggTCTAACCCTAACTAGCTCGAACTAGTTTTAAGGGATGGAGGTAGACGAAGCAAGGAATGGAGATAGATTGTTTTTCTGGCAACAAACCACGGCGCCGAACGCCTCTTTTCCATATAGCTGGACAAACCAGAACATATCTGGACTCCTAACCACCTACGTATATCAATCTGACGCACTAACAAACCAAATCCTGGCCGGCTTTGTAGCCTACGAGACGTAGCGCCCAAGCCTTTGTTTTCCTACGCAAGCACGTACGAGCGCCCAACAACCTGCTCGCCTACGTTGCCTCTACGACGCGTTCTAACGCGTCCAGCTACTGCTGCTAACCGACTACAACTCAATTATGAGCACAGACTTGACACGCACCCAacgcacgcacacacgcacactcGCCACGGTGTCCGGCACGACCAACACGCACGCACACACTGGTTACCACCACCGCCGTGTCTTATTCCTAACACCCGAGTCCTTCCCGGCGCCGTGGGCGCTTgtcgacgacgacaacgacgactcGCCGACGCGGTTCGCCATGCGCTGGACTCCGATCTGCGGGATGGGGGAGCCAATCAGAACAAGAACCCGTGATCCGAGTATCCGACAGGCACAGCACAAAGATAGGACAGGTCTAAATTTAGAAACTGGTTTTCTTCAGAATAACAGACTCGATCCGGGATTTGATTTCTCTGATTCCATCGGCGATCGATGGAGGAACGAAAATCCAGCCCCAATTCAGCGAAAATCATTACAGAACGACTTCTCCAGAAGACCTCGTGAACGATATGGGTGCGTTTCTGTAATGAAGAGACGATCAGGCGAGCATTGTCAAGAAGATTACCCAAATCCGTGCGAAGATACCGTCGCCGACCACGCGTCACCACCGGACAGTGgtggagggaggagagaaggcTGTGGCAGCGGTGGGTTCGGGCCTTGTACTAGGAATGGCCAAGAGCCCAACAAGCGGCGATGCGGCGGGGGAGACGCCTCGGCCGCTAGACTCGAGTGGAGCGTGCGAGATGTTGTGCGCAACACAGCCTAGTGCAGGTGCAGACGCGTATCGTTTCATGTGGAAGGAGGCTGAATGGATAATCAACCTGCAACACGAGCAGACGAGTTTTTATTAAATGATTCAGATTTAGTATAAAAGTTTTTCGGAAGTATAAACTGTTTCAAATCAAACATAATAAACATTATATCGAGGTCTCTAGACCACCGGACAACAACCATCGCCATCAGAAGCCGTCGATAACAGCTAGGAAGTCCCTTCTATGCTTGATCAGGTCGGACACCATTAAGTAGCACACACAAGGATGTTGCATTAAGAAAAGCCATGGCCCAGTTAAAAGGAAAACCCTTTATCCGAAGGATATCAAGGATGTAAACCCATCGCACCAAATCGAAGGCACTCTTAAACATGGGGTTTGGCTTGTTTTCTCAATGCAGTCAACTTGCGTAGTTACGGATAAACATGAATTTGTCATGAATCCTCTGAGTTTTTGTTAGAATAAAACGCTAATGTAAGATCATAGACGACATACCGAGACACGATATTTGTTAACGaagttcaccgatatggctacatcttCAGGGCATGACTACGAGCGCTCCTCCCCAAGATACCGCAACACCGGCCGCCCGAATGCCGACACAAGGCGTCGGCTCCCCCGCGTACCTGTTGTTATCAAGTCGTCATGGGTTACAACGTGTGGTGCCCCTCCGTATAtaagaggcctaggatacaagtgtccgaCTCCTACACAATTTGTACCTAACCACACCAATTACAACTCTAAGTCCACGTAACCCCTTGCGTACATAATATTCGACACAAAtataacaaactccaccttgacAAATATTCTCCACCACTTAGAAGTCGTCCATGCTCGAACCTCCATGTACTCCGGACTTAGGTTGTCTCCTTTGTAGCTTACTGAGAGCTACCCGACGGGTCAGACCCGCCGCCACCGTGAGACTCCACTGCTACTCTTGCAGCTCCACTCCCCATGGCTCCACCTGCAATAGTGCTCCCTTGCAACTTGTAAAGATGCGAAGCCGTACTCTCTCCTATCATCACGGTCACCCCATCTTTCATGATTTTCATGGTCTTCGTATCCCGATCACAACGGAATTCCATACCACCATCATGAAGAACACCAAGCGAAATTAGACTTCTCCTTAGCCCTGGCACATGCCTGACTCCCCGAAGCATCCGCTCAACTCCGTCAAACATCTTGATTTTGATGTCACCTACTCCAGCAACACGATAACCTATATCATCGCCCACATAGGCTAAACCAAACTCACCAAACTTGTACGAAGAGAACCACTCCCTGTTGGGTGTCGCATGAAAAGAGCAAGCTGAATCCAACATCCACGCTTCAGGTTTTGTTGACCGCATGTTTGATACTACGAGAACATCACTACTGCTGTATGAGTCATCATCATGAGTAGCCGCATTAGCACTTGCCCCACCCTTCAGTTCTGGGCATTCCTCCCCAGTCCTTGCACCTGTAGCACTGcacctttttcttctttttcttctccgccTCTTGTCCCTTCCTGAGCTGATAACCTTTAACTGCCAACCCCAAACCTTCAGTACTCTCCTCTGTAGCATTCTTTTGCTTCCTCAACTCATGCCCAAGCAACGCTGCAGTGACTTCCTCATTATTGACGGTTGTCTTTCCATGTGTCAATGTAATGACCAAATGCTCATAGGACGGTGGCAACGAAACAAGAAGAAGTATGCCTTATCCTCGTCCTCAATCTTCACATCCAGACGCGCTAGATCCGTGACCAACCAATTAAAGGCATTTACATGCTCCACAAGATCCGACTCCTGCATCTTTAGCCCATAGAACTTTTGCTTCAAATACAGCTTATTGGTCGCTGACTTGGACATATAACGAGGCCAACTTGTCCCAAATTCCCTTAGGAGTATCTTCGTCCAtgacatgatacatgacctgatccGCAAGACAAAGCCGTATGGTAGCGGCCGCCTGCACTTGCATATCCTCCCACGCATCGTTGTCAACCTTGGCCGGCTTCGTCTCCTGCAAACCCTTCAAGATTCCCTACTGCGCCAGAATATTCTTGACTCTTGTCTGCCATAGACAGAAGTTACCCGTGCCATCGAATTTCTCCAAATCAAACCTGGTGAATTCCGGCGCCATGCCGAGCCGCGATCTAACCGACCTGTTGCCGCCGGTCTTACCGCCTTTTTCCTCTGCGACTTCCTCACGAAAAAGATCACTGATTCCGTATTCCTCGTCTGAAGCCACGTCGCAGTCCGCGATCTACCAAGAGATACAACCAGCACAACGTCCATGTCCGCCCTTCAGAAAATTCCCGTGGAACCTGTCGCCAAAACGCACAGATCAACTTGCTTTGTGCAGAAACTTGACTGCTCCACCTTTTTTTTCCTGAACTCGCAGATTGAATACTGTGCCCTTCGCTGCTTCGCGTCGCCAGCCTTTTATTACCGTTGATCACCCGGGCGTCATCTTTTCTTCTCGTACACGAAAACCCAAGTCCAAGCCTGTCACAATTTTGCTAGGACTTCGCCAAACAAGTCTCACACGGACCCAGTTTGCATGCACACGTCACCTTCCTTTTTTATTATTTTCAATATAACCAGCGGTAGGCTTGTCCCTAGACCAAAACATCAACACGCACGTACACCTTGTATCGGCTGGCCGCGTGCTCGTTAATCCCCTGGACTCCTGCGCCAGTACGATTTCGTTCCTTGTGTTGCACCTTATCCGAGTAGACCTGTTGATTCTTTGCCCTTTGCCTGTACGTCCGCTGTTTCCGAGACCGACTACCACACGCGTCCGTGGCTCCGTGCGCCGTCTCGCGTACGCAGCGCCGCAACCAAAAGCCTGACCTTCTCGATTCTGTTTGCCTCTGAAAAGATCGCCGCCGTATCCGACGACAGCTCCCGTCTCTGATCTTGGTTCTTCGTCAGCGATCTGTAACTTGTCCTGTCGCGCGCACACCGTACGCCAACCCTGCTGAAACAGACGCCACCTCGCGCATCATCCATGCACGAGCCGTGTTGTACCCTGACCATCTACGTCGTCAACACAATCCGTCCGCagtgccgcgccgccgcccttgtaCAACACCGAGCGCATCGTCTCGATGCTCTCACACTCCGATTTATCCGGCCGTCCACCACGTCTGGTCACTGGTCTGATCGCGAGCCGAATCCGTCGCCTCCGCAACGTCTTCAACAGCCACTACACCGGTCCGATCGCCACGTCTAGCCGATCCTTACCGACCGCAACCCATCGAACGGTCCAGGCCTCCTGCCCGAAGTGTCCGACACCACCGACCGCCTTCGCGATCGCCGCCATGCTCCACCTTGCACCAATCGGACGTTCGATGGCACCTGTCGAGCATGATCCTCGTACCTCCGGATGATCTTCCGCATAGCCTTCTCgcaaccttgctcatgataccattTGTTAGAATAAAACGCTAATGCAAGATCATAGACGACACATCGAGGCACGatatttgttaacgaggttcaccgatatggctacatccccggggcaatgactacgggcgctcctccccaagATACCGCAACACCGGccgcccgggcgccggcacaaGCCGTCGGCTCCCCCGCGTACCTGCTGCTATCAAGTCGTCATGGGTTACAACGTGTGGTGCCCCTCCGTATAtaagaggcctaggatacaagtgtccgaCTCCTACACAACTCGTACCTAACCACATCAATTACAACTCCAAGTCCACGTAACCCCTTGCGTACATAATATTCGACACAAATATAACAGTTTTGATGGGGGCACTTTGCACATTCGAGACAATAGAGTCCATATGGCGAGCAAGACTATTACCAAGCACCTTGGCCAAAAAAATTACTAGAGCATGGATGAGGGTAATCGGATGGAGGTCAAGAATGTCCTCGGCACCTCCTTCTTGGACAAAATAACTACATTAGCCGAGCTGAGCCACTACAACTGAAGTGTATGACTTGATGGTCAGAAAAATGGTTGAGAACATTCATCACATCTTCTCTTATAATCTCTCAACATGCCTTGAAAGAAATCTGCGGCGAAGCTATACGGGTCTGGTGCCTTATGGGAAGGCAGCTGACCGATAGCGGCCTTCACCTTGGCCTCCAAAAAAGGTGACGTCGATATCCTGAATGTTTTCAATATGAATGTTCAGAGCCTCCCAGTTGAAAACATTGACATGGGGACCATCTTTCTTCATGGTTGTGGCAAAGTATTCCTAGCCGATCCCCCGCCCCCCTTCTTATCATGGGAGGTGACCCACCCATTATTATGTGTGAGCCTGTATGAAGTTTTTCCTTCTTCGAGCATAAAATCAGATAAAGAAGAAACGTGTGTTTCCATTACCCTCGTGGAGGTTGATGATCTAATACCTTTGCTTTTTCATCGCCCTTCCTGGTGCAGCTAGGCGGGTGACCCTCCTCTTTAATCTGGTGCCAACATTTGCCTCATCATCGGACAGCTTCCGGTGGTCCATGGCCATGTCTAGATAGAGGATGACAGAGAGGGCCATGTGCGGCTGGAGCTTGTGGTCGGAGAACATGTTGCAGCTCCAAGTTCTTAGGCACTTCCCTATGTAATTCAACTTGTCGAAAATATGTATTGGTAAGGACTTTTTGGGACCCCGATCACAAGTGAGTAACAGAGGGCTATGCATGGTCGGAGAGTGATATTAGAGGGCGTGGAAGAAatgaaaaataccaaaaaaaagcTAATAACATTGATTCAATTGACATTGGCATAATAAGAATATTTCATGTCGTAAGGTGTTGGGTTAAGTCTCGCGTTCGCGAGCTCTTCACTACCTTTTTCCCGTCGCATATCTCTCCCCAAAAAGCTTATTCAGAAGAATCAAATGCATTACTTCCCCATGTTTCaagataatacaatgaaaaaaaTAGGATATGATCATCGAGGGTAATGTCCCAGTCCTCATTGCAGAAAAAACTGTCAATTTTGCTCAAAGTCGTGGTCTACTGCTTGTATTGTCCCTGTCCTCATTGCAGAAAAAAAACCGTAAATTTTGCTCAAAGTCATGGTCTACCGCTCATTGCTCAAGTGAAATAACGATTTTGCATGTGTAATTCTCTAAGCCCGCAATGTAGAGAAAACTATCAATTTTACTCAGTGTCATGGTCTACGGCTCATTGGTCAAGTGAAACAACGATTTTGCATGCGTAATTCTCTAAGCCCGCAATTGAGGAAAGTGTATTGGAAACAGTTGAGCCTGCTTCGATTAATGTTGAGGTCGTTTTTATCTCTAGCATGGTAAATCTGGTTGACATCACCCAACTCAGTGAATAACCGATGCGTGGTTGATTGCCTGCACAAGGCTCATATAGGCTTTAGTGAGCCAAGATTCGACTGTTTGTTTATCCACACGCTTGCATGAGCTTGCACGACATGAATCTCAAAGCACCCCTCGACGAGGCTTTGAGAATACAGGCTGAGCTCTGAGAATGCCCAAATCGATTGTTTTCTCAAATGCAGGTCAAAGCACCCCTCGACGAGGCTTTGAGAATACGAGCTGAACTTTAAGAATGCCCAAATCGATCGTTTTCTCAAATGCAGGTCAAAGCACCCCTCGACGAGGCTTTGAGAATACGGGCTGAGCTCTGAGAATCCCTAAATCGGACGTTTTCTCAAATGCAGGCTTATTATAGTGCAATTTACATCACAGGAAGGAGCCCTAGGGCTCCTCAGATACATGCTCATTGTAGTGCAATTTACATTAGAGCATTTCCGACAGCCGCGCCAAAAAGCGCGCGCGGTAAATCGAGTTATAAGCGCGCACAGAATGTTTCGGCGCATTTCAGCGGTGGCGGGAAAGTCGCGCGGGAACCATTTGCGCGCGCGCGAGAAAAAGCGGCAGCTCGCACGCTATTTTTGGCGCACCGCTTCCGGGGCGCCTGTAAATTGCGCCGCTCGCCACGCGCCTATTCCACACACTTTTCTTCCTCTTCCGCTGCCACGCGCGCCTCCACCGCTTCTTCGTTTGCTTCCGCTGCCACGCGCGCCACCGCTCCAGCGCCCCCCGCCACCGACGCGCTACCATGCCGCCGCGCCACCGAGGAGCGTCGGGCTACCGCAGCGCCCGTCAGCGCCCCAATGACGGGTTCTACTCCGAGATACGGTCCGGCGAACTCCGGCTCGGCTTCGGCACCTTCGAGACGACGCACGAGGCCGCCCGCGCGtacgacgcggcggcgtggcgcctaGGAAGGCCGCGCCCGCATATGAACTTCCACGACGTCCACACGCTCCAGCAGACGCTGGGCGTCGCCCCACCGCTTTGTCTTCGCACGGCACAAGATCGTGTGGAGCACGCTGAGcggcagcgccgcctcctcgtcgcccaTGAGGACGAGCGGGTCATGGCAGAGTGGCCCCAACGCCATCCGGATGACGTCACCTACGAGCAAGCCTACTGGGCAAGGCGATGCGAGGAGGAGACGCAAAGGCGCCGCGATGAGCGGTTGGACAGGCGTCAGCGGAAGGTCCTGGTGTTATCGCAGTGTGAAATCGTTGAGAATGGTGGGCAGACGATATTTACGTCTGATGATGATCGTTGGGACGACATGTGGCTCGATACCTCGAACCAGACCAGCGAGGatggcgatgatgatgatgacgacgacgaccgGGAGTAGGCTGTAGCTGTGTATGTAGTTGCATTCTAGTAGTTTTTTTATGTCATTGCACTATCTAGTAGTTTTTATTTATCTATGCTATGAAATTATGTAAAATATCTATGAATCGTTTTATCTATCTATaaatattatttactgttttgttAAAAAATTATACGTAATGTTTAGCGCGCGCTGTATTTTAGCGCGGCCGCTGAAGCTACACACGCGCTTTCAATTTTGATGCAGCCGCTGAAGCCAGCGTTGTCGATCGTGTCAAGCCAGGTGAACGACGCACGGCAAATATGTTTTTTGCGCGCGGCGCGTTGCGTGGCCGTTGGTGATGCTCTTAGAGGAATAAGGGCGGGACTTTGAAAATGCCCAAAATCAGCCGTTTTCTCATATGCGGGCTCATTGTGGTGCAGTTTACACTACAATAGAGAATGCAGACTATGGCGAATTCAGGCAATCAAACGCATGCAGAACGTGACCCCAAGCTTTCGAAAAATGTGAAAAGCGTGTAGATAACCAAACAGCCACCGGCGTTTTGCCTGTGCGTGTTGCGAAAGAAAATACAAAAAGGGGAAATTTGGATGCCCCGTGAGAGTCCACATGCATGGAAGAACACGAGGAGAATTTGAAGCCAAAGAACTGAAGTAGTCTGCTGCTATgtacacgcacacacacacacaaaacggCATACTAGTCGTGCGGGCCAGCTTCACGTCTCTTGCCGCCTTCTCTAGGCCAGGACGCACCCCAAAATTTTGCCGCGCTACCAGCCGATGCAAAAGCTAAAATACTGGGCCAGGAAGAGAAAAAAAAACCCGTAGAAAAGGTAAAATTTCAAACTAAACACGCAAGCTAGAACGGTGCAGTGGCAATGTCCCTCTTGATGGAGCGTCCGTGGGTGCGGCAacccgtgccgccgccgccgcgcggcGTCGAATCCTCCGACGAGCCGAGCTCGACgtcgtcgtccgacgagtccgtCGTGGAGGAGGAGCCCATCTTCCGCACGCCCCGCACTGGCTTGAGCCCTTCCGTGAAGATCCTGATGGCTTCCTCAGTCGTCCTCGTCCTCACCACGTACAGCGCCGCCTCCTGCAATTCCGATTAATATATGTCAATTAACTACCTCAAGCTGCTCTGGCTTTTTTTCTAGAAAACTTTCGATCCATTCATCATCTCATAACAGTATAAAGAacacaaaaataataataataaatacaTCTATGTCCATAGAGGAGCGAGCGGATGTACGTACGTGCATATGTATGAGTTACATGCGTGAGGCGTACGCGAGTACAGCAGGAATGTACATACGTACAGGCGACGTAAACGAGCGAGATTAAATTGTGGTGGGCAACGTCCTTGTCACGACTGTTCTCTGTTGTGACGGACGCACGACACGTCGACACACAAGCTTCATGGGAACAGAGACCGACCCAAGTGCGTGAACAGCGCATGCAGCAAGCAATAGCAATCGCACTTGCGTATATACGCACCTTCGTTCATCAATTCCTTTTCCTTTTCATTGCAGCACTATTTGTTTTGTGTTTTCTTTGTGCATTGTTTGGGTGACTGCGACCCTACAAGATTACAAAGTCGTATATATTGTATGCTTTTCTTGCGAATGCATATATTGTATATGCTGGGATACAAAATAATTTTGTAGAAAACATGTAAATTTATCTATTCACTTCAACCAGGAAAATAGTAGcgaaccaacatgtggttggatggttagaggactgTGCTATCCCTAGCCCACCAGGTTCAAGTCCTGGTGCCTGCATTATTCCTGAATtaatttcaggatttccggcgatgtgCTTTCAATAGGAGGAGACGTttccgtcgacgacgaggcgcctacgataa from Triticum urartu cultivar G1812 chromosome 3, Tu2.1, whole genome shotgun sequence encodes:
- the LOC125548658 gene encoding uncharacterized protein LOC125548658, which translates into the protein MGTVQVQGVAASGRMPSMEAEPKTLTLEQLKYAREAALYVVRTRTTEEAIRIFTEGLKPVRGVRKMGSSSTTDSSDDDVELGSSEDSTPRGGGGTGCRTHGRSIKRDIATAPF